The genomic region tatttagacGTTATTTGATACTCTTCTCTCTGTTTTCTTAGAATAAGTTGATCTTCATCCCGTTTGAGATGTTCTTGGTGGTAGTAGGTTGATGAGGGGTGGGCATTTGACTAGAGTTGTGGGGTGGATAGGGGGATTTTTTTggtgaagaagatgaagagaaaaaatagaagataaaaagcacaaatataaattgatttgaaaaaatttgaaatggcTAAGAGTATTTTAGACATTTAAAAACTAACCCTTACTAAATTTGGGCTGGGAGATGGCTTGTGCCTTACTTAAAAGCATGAAGAGATTATCTCACATTGTTTGATTCAGGCAAGTTTTTGGCTCATTTCTTGTCTTACAGGGGTATTTAACCCAAAGTTATAAtgcctaaataaaaatggaaaaaaatcaGAGCTTCTATGTGGGTAAAGGTCTGTACAAATTGTGGGTCTTAACAGTAGATTTatgtttttggtttctttccACTTCGCAGGATATGCGTGTAGTTGCTCTAAAAGCTCTTAAATTAACAGAAGATGTGCTTTCTTCAGTTACAAAGACACATCCTCGGTGGACTCGACTTGTTTCAGCTGTTGATCATAGAATTGACAGAGCCTTGGCCATTCTAAGGCCTCAAGCTATTGCTGATCATAGGGCCCTTCTTGCTTCCCTTGGCTGGCCACCACCGCTGTCAACCATAAGCTCATCAAATCCATATACAAAAGGATCGACTGATGTGCAAAATCCTCTTTTCACAATGGAAGGAGACTTGAAACTCCAGTACTGTGAAAGTTTTCTTGCATTATGTGGACTCCAGGAATtgcagagaaaaagaaaatctcgCCAACTTGAGGGGCATTATAAGGATGTCGCTCTTCATCAACCGCTTTGGGTTATCGAAGAGCTTGTGAATCCTATATCTATTGCATCTCAGCGCCACTTCTCAAAGTGGATTGAGAAGCCGGAGTACATTTTTGCACTTGTCTATAAGATCACTCGAGACTATGTTGACTCTATGGACGATTTATTGCAACCACTTGTTGATGAAGCAATGGTATCTGGTTACAGTTGCAGAGAAGAATGGATCTCGGCAATGGTATCTTCCCTATCAACCTACCTGGCAAAAGAAATATTTCCCAGATACGTCAGTCAGCTTGAAGAAGAGAGTGATACTGGGATCCAAACACAGGCGAGGATATCCTGGCTACATCTTGTAGACTTGATGATTGCATTTGATAAGCGAGTTCAATCTCTGGCAGCACACTCAGGAGTTGTTCTTTCCGTCCAGGAAGATGGCACCATGCAGAATATGTCTTCAATGACTGTGTTTTGTGATAGACCTGACTGGCTTGATTTGTGGGCTGAAATCGAACTTAGTGATATACTCCATAAATTAAACCCTCAAATGGAAGATGAGAGAAATTGGATGAGTGAAGGCCATAGAGCTTCTCTTGTGTCTGGTCAGGAAGAGAACAAATCTCCACTGATTACAAGTGCTGTTGTTCGATGTCTTTCTTCTGTCATTGATCGTTGTCGATCACTTCCCAGCATATCATTGAGGTCAAGGTTTATGAAATTCACATGCATACCTAtgataaacaaatttttgGATCGTTTGCGGCAAAGGTGTCAAGAAGCTGAAGGACTGACTGCGCTGACAGATGATGATGCTCTAACTAAAGTTGCCAAGTCTGTTAATGCTGCTCACTATTTTGAATCtgttttaaaagaatatgGCGAGGATGTATTCTTTCTGGAAATGGGACTGAACCAATCTAGTGAATTTGAAATAGCAGATGATCATAGTGATACAAGCAAAACTTCCATAGAAGCATCAGATAATGGTATTTTCCATGAAGAAATCAAGAAGCTGGAGGAATTCAGAACTGAATGGATTGAGAAGTTATCCACTGTTGTCTTAAGGGGGTTTGATGCACTTTGCCGGGATTatataaagaacaaaaagcaATGGCAGGAAAAGAATGAAGAAGCCTTGACTTTGTCCCGATCTTTTATAGAAGCTATGGATTATTTGCAGGGAAAACTGTCAGTAATGGAAGAAGGGTTGAACAAAATGGACTTTACTCGGGTGTGGAGAAGTTTGGCTGCTGGGATagataaattgattttctctAATATACTGATGAGCAACGCTAAGTTTCACGATGGGGGTGTCGAGAGGCTTCATAATGATTTGACTCTTCTGTTCGGGGCATTTGGAGCTTGGTGTTTCAGACCTGAAGGTTTCTTCCCGAAAGTCAATGAGGGTCTGAAGTTGTTGAAAACAGCAAAAAAACAGTTGAAAAATACTTTGATTGCAGATGAAAGATGGTTAAAAGAGAATGGTATTAGGCATTTAACTTCTGCTGAGGTAGAAAAGATTATGAAGAACAGATTGTTCACCAGTTGAAGGTACAGCAGATACTATGTTCTTTTACAAACTTCAAATATTCAAGGACTTCATTCAAGTTATGGTGCATCTCGGCAGCCTAGTTTGTGTTCCTTGGCCTCCTTTCGACTAACTCTTCTTGGGGATGAAGAGGCAGATACGAGCTGTGATTAGATGGACAGTTCTTTCATGAAAATCATTTTTCTgagcaaaaatgaaaaatgacatgctttattttcaaaagaaaaacctACTGATGACTATTGATATCACGTGTCTTTAAGGATTTAGTGTAGGGCAAGAGAGATGGGTTTTGGACTTACTAGGATTTCGAGTCCAGATCAAGTGAAAAATGGATgagaaataatttctttacTGAAATTTTCTGGTTTATGACGTACAAGTTTCTTAGCAATACAGTCTCTTGAAACAAGTTAGCCGTCTAAGCTTTGTTGTAATTTTCCTCGAGAATCCTTTGAACGAAACTTCATCTCTCTGATTCGTGCATAGAGTGACAATACAGGGATAATAACCTGCAGCATGCAGCCGGCTTTCTTTATCACGGGAAGAATGATCAGAATCAAATATCATATTCGCTGGGGGATGATCCGCTGCCAGAACTACTGTTACAGTACGAGGTAACTGCCCTTCAAACTGCATTTTATCGTTTTGTCAATGTTTATTCCTTTGTTTTTGAACGTCTTAACTGCACCTTCTCATTGCACATATCAGCAAAATATAGAAACCAGATTGAAAATACACGATTACAATTTATGCTGTTGTCCGTTTTGTTCGTTGCGCTCAATCTGTATCAATTGGTCAAACTCTTTATTCTTGTAAGTCGAAATTCTGCAGCCAATACAGTTCTGAAACAGAGAAATAGTCTTATCTCCATCTTGAATTTACACTCTACCATGGAATTCAGAGTTTGAACTCCTAGTTCTTGAATCAGAAAGATAGAATATAAAAAGCtttcaataaaagttattCGGCTGAGCTGATTCAAAAACATTGTCTAAGCTcatcttataaaatgattttagaacttataatatattagatcttatttaaaaagaataagcTTTTAgaagtatttggataaaataagatcatGGAGTTTGTATGTTAGTAGTGAGTTGGagtttgttaatattttgaaactcCTTACTTTTTCTAAGTAAGCTTATAAGCTGCCGACATCTCATTAAAAAAGTTTACCAAACACTTTTTAACATCTTAGAAACTCTCAAATATCGTATAAGTTATTTTGAAAAGCTTAAAAGCTCGCCCAAACAGTCGAAATCAAGATAAGTAGTAGTAGTGCATGTGACATATTGCAAAACCTGCTAAGTCCAAGAATGGAAGTCCTTGTCACTAGTGTATTGCTGTTATGCAGTGGTACAAGCTTGAAACTGTGTCATATAGAAAGCAAAATGTGAGAGGATACATGAGACCTCACCGAAAATTAAGGGGACAGCTTCATCGGTTGGTGAATGGAGCCAAGATCCAATTGTTAGCATCCCACTGATCCACATtcatattatttagttttaataagatcaaaaaattattattttatatataattatttggtaCCAACAATAACTTCTTAGAACCACATTTTCCACAAGCCCTAAATTGAGTAGGCAGTGGGGCaagtgaaattaaatttaattaggaAGCCATGTGAGCATTTACAACACATTCAAAGATTTAGGGCCAGCCCCTCTATCTTCTTATTTCTCCCACCAACTATTCATATATCCCGAGCAGTCGGGCAAACTCGATGagtgcaaaaataatatttaaaaaaataaatttatattaacatcCGAGATGTGATTGGTACGTGtgtatagtttaaaattttattattatactttttgttcaattaataacaaagaattagaaataaataaataattggtcAGAATTGacgaaataaaataatattgagaGTTAATTGGTTAAGATGTggatatattatgaataaataaaggtattttaattttatgcatataacatttttcatccaaGTTTATTACTATGGGTGTTGTTTGGATGAGCAACAATTTTGAAGGGTTTGAGATGCGTGTTTctgcatttaatattttataaaaaaaaatttataagtcaCTCAATTGCTTATAAATGCTTTGAATAAAGTTGCTTTTAAGCATTTTTTCTCTCataaaaccctaaaaatcTAATCATATTTGGACAAAAGTATCTTTCACTAATTAGGTTTTTCCaacaagtatttattttttagacacttccaatttagtttttatttatttcttataaacacactatttttttattcagctgcaactttcaattttttcttcaataaatgcttttttaaaaaatatttttttttccaaacactcccatatatatatatatatatatatattggtagTTGTACCTAAAGTTTAAAACCTACACCTATCCCTTCAAATAGTATGTGGAAATCTTCAACATAGAGTTTAATTTGGTTTAGTTAGGAAGACTAAAATACAGCGAGTTCTCAtgaagtttattataattatagctactcttttgttatttaaaagaaatacaaatattcttgtaaaattataaataccttcttaTTAAAGTTCATAGtaggggtatttgttaggatatttgtaatttcagggagatatttgtaaattttcaaacaacgagaaggtatttgtaattaaaacaaatctGAAGGAAGCGCTTTGTAAtctattctttattttatttaaaataaaagtttatatactgtatattaaatagaatagaAGATATTATaggattttttaaatagaaagtATTTCGAATATGGAGAggctttgtattttataataagaCTAATTGACATTAATAAATTCGAATGCATCCACTGTTTTTAAGATTGAAACTccctaataataaataagagtcgtaaataatttatagctGTGGATTGCTCATTATATTACTTGTacttaactaattaatatatactattctTCACAATgtcataataaatttcataatgtgaaaaaaaacattaatacAAATTACTGCACGTAATTATTGGAcgtattcataattttataattaattgtacaatgattttaaactaattaattttagaaatagggatatttaaaatgtttattttcacaatttcataattgattatgcaaaataaatttaaagttattaACCTCATTCTCAAGTTAAtgaagaaatttttaaaaccaTTTAATAGGCAATTaagtaagaaataattatatttacatctttTTGATCTATAGTCTCTCTATATAAACCACTCCcgtcttttgaaaaattatgcatcATCAGAATCGTCGACGTTATTTATGCAGATCAtcccaattttttaaaaaactacatatatactatttagAAAACGTTGATatcattacataaattattcatacttTTTGACTGTCTGgagtgatttttgtaattacacaaaatacatggatgatttgtataaatagatcatagaTCATAGGGGTGGGCGTCGGGTCGGGTTCCTCGGGTTCGGGTTTGTcgggtcgggtacccgacTTGTCGGATAGTGTATAACACTACCCGACCCCGAACCCGAGTAGGGCGGGTACCCGGTTAGTCGGGGACCCGACGGGGTCGGGGAGGTGAAAATAATCCATCAAGTCATTACATTCTAATCATCAATTTACAATTACATGTGAAGTACTAGATCTAAAATAGTCCAAACTCCAAAGTAGTCcaatcaaatatcaattatggTTGAATCGACTCCCAATTTTGTCAGCTCtatatgaaaacaaacaaaaaaaagattgagattaatataaataaaagtatatagaatttaatataaaacaaagcaaaagaaaaaataaaaagtacctTGCTCAAACATTTCAATTTGACTTAAATCTTCTTCTATGCTTATTGGCTTGGAATCTTTACGGATCCAATTTTGAGCACAAATAATAGTTTGAACAATTTTAGGAGAAAGTGAACAATTATATCAGTGAAGGGATCAACCAATTAACTGAATAAAAAGTATCGAAATATACTCCCAACAAGAAAATGTTGCTTTGGCAGATATAGATGTGAATCATGtgattacaaatatttcctcCAAAATTTGGGTATGAAAAAAGCACAAACCAAATTACCATGAACTTagatgatataaatatttggattcTAATCTCAAccaaaattcactaaaacaaaaaaataacagaagCCCATTAAACCTTTAACTTTGAGGAATTTAAGCAGAACTGAGACCCTATACATGAAATTCAGGACTTCATAATGATGGAAAATGGTGCGTACACAGTAGAATTTTGTTTCTCCttctttcaagaattttgttaATGTGAATTATGTGATCAATTTATTGCTGGCTGTCCTTCCGTCTAACGAATAATTGACATTCGTCTTAACCCAACTACAGAACACTTGAGCAAAAGCAGTATCTTTCGTTCGAAAATGGCTGCCGCAGGTGTAAAACAAGCTCTCTCCagtattctttaattttcttaatgtgATCTATAGACTGTTAttcgttttccttttgtttatgtttttttgtttttcattctaTCCCTTAAATTACTTGAACCGCTTGATACACAGAAATCTGTCTTCCAAGTTAGCCATGAGGAGCCTAATAATTCTGATTTAAGTTAGCTTCTGTAAAATACTgacatt from Sesamum indicum cultivar Zhongzhi No. 13 linkage group LG3, S_indicum_v1.0, whole genome shotgun sequence harbors:
- the LOC105157029 gene encoding RINT1-like protein MAG2, yielding MGMARPKDDPVTRPLPPYTSLSSHALYFINSKLSSREDLDGAPSLLSELQVQSDALDRTLSELNGELQSHLTRHASHSNRVGSLFSSVHDQLDDLRRSSAHPSSDEGSRRGMGEELQALAKEVGRVETVRNYAETALKLDTLVGDVEDAVSSTMNRTLRRHPSTNNLEDMRVVALKALKLTEDVLSSVTKTHPRWTRLVSAVDHRIDRALAILRPQAIADHRALLASLGWPPPLSTISSSNPYTKGSTDVQNPLFTMEGDLKLQYCESFLALCGLQELQRKRKSRQLEGHYKDVALHQPLWVIEELVNPISIASQRHFSKWIEKPEYIFALVYKITRDYVDSMDDLLQPLVDEAMVSGYSCREEWISAMVSSLSTYLAKEIFPRYVSQLEEESDTGIQTQARISWLHLVDLMIAFDKRVQSLAAHSGVVLSVQEDGTMQNMSSMTVFCDRPDWLDLWAEIELSDILHKLNPQMEDERNWMSEGHRASLVSGQEENKSPLITSAVVRCLSSVIDRCRSLPSISLRSRFMKFTCIPMINKFLDRLRQRCQEAEGLTALTDDDALTKVAKSVNAAHYFESVLKEYGEDVFFLEMGLNQSSEFEIADDHSDTSKTSIEASDNGIFHEEIKKLEEFRTEWIEKLSTVVLRGFDALCRDYIKNKKQWQEKNEEALTLSRSFIEAMDYLQGKLSVMEEGLNKMDFTRVWRSLAAGIDKLIFSNILMSNAKFHDGGVERLHNDLTLLFGAFGAWCFRPEGFFPKVNEGLKLLKTAKKQLKNTLIADERWLKENGIRHLTSAEVEKIMKNRLFTS